The region GACGTCGGGCTGCCCCGTGGATGCACGGAGGAGCGCGTGCCAGAGCAGCCATGCTTcctgccgcaatgtctccggcatgTATCGCAGCGGCTACGTGTGCCGGTGCCTGGACGGGTACCAAGGCAACCCATACCTCGCGGGCGGATGCCAAGACATCGATGAGTGCGCGCTTCCGGGCATGTGCTTCGGCGAGTGCACCAACACGGCGGGAGGACACCTATGCCGGtgcccacgtggcgcccaaggcgacCCGCTCATAAGAAATGGCTGCATCAAATCTTCTCTAGGTGAGCACCAAAACCAATAATACATGCAGATTGGAGCACAGTTCATGCTCTGTTCTAGAATGTGCCAGAGACTCTTCCTTGATAACAAAGACACATTTTCTGTGGACATTCTTCAGGTTTAAGTGTCGGCATAGGAGTTGGCAGTGGAGCCAGCCTTCTCCTCATGGTACTTGGTGCTATTTTTGTGACGCGAAAGATGAAGCAACGGCGGGCAAAAGTGCTCAAGAAGAGATTCTTCAGGCAAAATCGAGGGCATCTGTTGCAACAATTGGTGTCTCAGAAGGCGGACATTGCCGAGAGGATGATCGTCCCCTTGGTGGAACTACAAAAGGCCACAAACAGTTTCGACAAAGCTCGTGAGATCGGTGGAGGAGGGCACGGCACGGTTTACAAAGGCATCATGTCGGACCTGCATGTCGTGGCGATCAAGAAGTCCAAGGTCGCGATCCAGAGGGAGATTGACGAGTTCATAAATGAGGTGGCCATCCTCTCGCAGATCAACCACCGAAACGTGGTGAAGCTCTTTGGGTGCTGCCTTGAGACGGAGGTGCCGCTGCTGGTGTACGAGTTCATTCCCAATGGGACCCTCTACCATCATCTCCATGTCCAGGAACCAGCGCCATCCCTAACATGGCAAGATCGGCTAAGGATCGCAACCGAAACTGCGAGAGCGCTCGGCTACCTTCACTCGGCGGTGTCCTTTCCTATAGTCCACAGGGATATCAAGTCCCAAAACATTCTGTTAGATGGCAGTCTCATAGCAAAGGTGTCAGACTTTGGAGCTTCGAGGTGCATTCAAGTCGATCAAGCAGAGACCGCAACCGTTATCCAAGGGACATTTGGGTACCTGGACCCATTGTACTTCTACTCGGGACAGCTCACCGAGAAGAGCGACGTTTACAGCTTCGGCGTCCTCCTCATGGAGCTTCTCACTAGGAAGAAACCATGCTCATATCGTTCATCCGAGGAGGAAACCCTTGTCAGATATTTCACCGCTTCGCTAGCAGTGGGCAAGCTGGCTCGCGTGCTAGATCCTCAGGTCATGAAAGAAGGGGGCAAGGAGGTTGAAGAAGTAGCTGTGTTGGCAGTGGCATGTGTGAGGATTGAAGTAGACCACCGGCCAACCATGAGGCAAGTGGAGATGACACTGGAGAACCTTGGGGGCTCGCATGATAGTTTTGTAATGCATGACATGGATGTGCCGAAGTATCCAATGATTGAGGGTACCAACATGGAGGAAACAAGCCAGCAGTATAGCTATGAAGCAGAGTATTTGTTGTCATCAAGGTACCCCCGGTAGTCAATTTATTTATTGTGTGATCAGTTTAATTTGACAATTAATGATTCCTTCTATAATTGGATATAAACAGGGATATAATGGTTTGTGTGGTCTATGTAATAATTTCTGAAGGAAACAACGAGACTTAAGATATGTGTCCATACCTTTTGAAGTTGCGTAGTTTTGCTCTGTCTTAAACTAATTTCTTTTCTTACTGATCTGACAAACAAGAGAACTTGCATTAGTGCAACAGAAATGCAAGCGTCAAGAAAACAAAGATGGAACGATACTTTCAAAGTTGTTTACCCCCAAAGATAATATACCTCTAAATTATAATTTCTATTAACACAACAAAAGTAGGCATTCTCCCCCCAGTAACAGTATAAAATTGCAGTTTAGAGATGATCACAGTTTCGAATATAACTCCTTTAGACCACGTTAGGAATGTTTCAACAACAATTTGAAGCATAATTGGACGCAAATTCACCATCTAATACTTCTTTTATGTACCTCTTGGTTTCTCACTGCACCTTTACCATGATGCATCCGCACACCAATTTTCGTTTGTCACCACACCAATGCATTGTTGTAGTTGGTTAATCATTTACAGAGGCTCCTCGAAAAAAAACATTTACTGAGGCATTGCCAACAGTGGTACGCCAGTAGTAATTGCTTCTATTGCAGAGCTCCATCCGCACGGAGTTAAGAAACAACCTGTTGATGAGTTCAGAACGGACATAATATTTTTTTACTAGCTACTTAATTATTTGGAACAGATCACTCCATATGTTCACTACACATTATGCAGGATTCACATCCCTTTTATACTTTGAGTTAGACATAATTAGATTTAATTAAGAGATAAGCTACAGCTTACAAGATTTGGCATTGTGTTGCCTTTTTCACATTGAAATTGATTAATATGGCATTGTGTTGCTATAACTGGAGAATGGCGCCTTTGCACACTAATCTGTAATTGCTAGGACGTTAACATTTATTTCATTTCATCATCTGAAAAATAAGAACAATTAGGGAATATTACTATGCAGTAACATTATCAGACATCACAACACCTCACATAAACAGTGATGGTTATTATATTGCTCTGCTTATAAACTTTGACAATGTACTTTACACATTCAGTGGCACAGTGTTCAAATGTTCATATACGAACCTGTAAGATGGCTATATGGATTTTTTTTCTTCTGCTGCTTAATAAATCACACAATCAGTTGTAAGTAAAACATACATACCTTAGGCCTTGTGTGGTAAAACTTCAAGCTGGGGACACCATTCAACATTTAGCCCTCTATCCTACACTTCACGGGCTTGCTCTGAAACCTTGTATTCGTGAACGGATCAGAGACCCCAGAGGAACTGCTTACCAGATTTGCAGACTCCATTGACTATCTCCTCTAACAGACTTTGGTCAAGGTCAGTGACAGTTTCATAGAAGTTAGAAGGGCATAGACGACTGAGCAAGGGAGCTGGCTATCCAGCCATGCCATGCACGGTGCTCTGCTCTCAATACTCAAAGAGGTCAAACCAATGGTCGTCAGGTAGAACGGCGGCGCTGTCGGGCTGATGGACTTCACACGCCATGTTGACGCCAGGTAATCCTTCTCCCTGCTTAGAACAGTGAGGCGTAAGTTTACATCACTCCAGCTGAGTTTTGGTCCACCTGCCTCTTGAGCAAAACAGCAAACAGGTTGCGGGCACGAGCAAGGTACCTCACCGTCTGCTCGGTTTCATGGAACGAGTTGACGAACAACACTCAGCAGCGCACCCGCCGCCCACGATACGCGGCCCTACACGCCTGGCGAAGGTCTCCCCGCAGAGGACGTCCACCGTGCATGGCTGCGAGAAGGGCACCGCCGGCGACCTGCTCACAGGAGGTGCGGGTCGTGCACCAGCGCGCGCATGGCTCTCCCCGCCACGGACTGAGACCGGAAGAGCGCCTCGACGGTGAGGATGCCGGACCTAGCCGCGAACAGCCGGCGCCCGTACTCCTCCGTTGGTGGGGAATCGGAGTTGGTCTCCATTTCGGCGAGAAGAGTGCAGTAGGTTCAGGTTGGGTTCGTTGGACAGTCAGCAGCAGGTAGGAGCAACTACACTTTCTCCTCGACAGCAAACCCGCTTCCCCAGATCAggaattatttttgaaaaaaatcatgaatataCAAAGCTTGTGTGTCATCCCATTGATAGAAGAAGAGAATTAGTACAAGAGAGGATACAACACATGACCCAAACGCAAAAGGGCGTGAGCAACTGAACATGGTGTCCGGAGCAGGGAGACATGAGATGCTCGGCCTAAAGAAAGGAATAACACAGTTAAAGCCCCCTAGCCCGGACTGGAGCCATGGAGGGCGAGGAGGCGGGACACAAGAAACCCAGACCACGTCTCGAAATCGTGAGCCTCCGCCGCGCATCCACTGCACCAGTCTCGCTAGGATCAACGTACCCCCACCAAGAGCGTCGGGAGATAAGCAAGTGAGTAGCAGGACCCGGCCAAGTTGGGGGCAGAAGACAAGGGGGAAGCACCATGAAAGTCATACATAGCGCCTCGGAAACCCATGCCTTGAGCGGCAGCCCGAATCAACGTGACGTCCAACATCTTCAAAACCAACACCCGGGATGTCGGGAGCCAAAAAGACAACGGCTTCAAGAAGGAGAACAAcatcgtggcaccgtcgccgttcgATCTGAGGAATCGGACCTATTGTTTCCCTCGATGTTCGAAGAGGGGCACATAAAGGGGCCATGGTAGCGCCTCCAAGGAGGGAACGACACTCACAAGGGTCGTTGCTACCAGCAATAGGAAGTCAGGGAGGGATTTTCGCCCTGACCTGAGTCTGAGCAACCCCGTAGCCGCCGAATCATGATAAGAAGACATGGAAACCCAACGTTGTTCAAAGCCAACGCCACAAGAAGGGGAGCTACGTCCGGCGCCACAGAGGCACCGGGCACCTCCGGACACGCGAGCTATGGAAGGGACGGGCCAAGGAGGTGACCAGGGTTGGGGAGGCGGTGATGTGTAGGGGTGGCCGCATGGGAAAAGATGACGATCGGCGCCGACAACAAGCCCGAAACTAGAGAGACGCTGATCCGGACCGTCGGAGTCGAGGCCGTCAGTACACCGACAAACCGAACAGGATGGAGAACGCCGCCTCCAAAGCATCGGGACCGGAGCCTCCAGGGCTGTCGTGGCAAGAGCCGCCCTGGCAAGAGACCATGGGCCTCAAAGCGCCAGCCTTGCCACCAGGCTGGCGCACTACAAGAGCAATCGCCGCTGGGAAGATCAACTGGAAACTTGCAGAGGCCAAAGCCCCACAGCCATAGCTGCAACTCGGGGAGCAAGACGGTCGTTGATCCGCCACCGCACAAGGATGGGAGGACTCGAGCTAGCCGAGGAAACCCCTGCCTCCAGCTCAGCCAGATCTAGCACGAGAGCAGGAGCGCACGAGGGCACTCACCGGTGCCAGGCAAAGGCCGGGAGGGGTGCCTGGAGAGTAGGAATGGGACGACCGGATCCGCGCCGGTGCGATGAGCTGTACCAGCAATGGCCGAAGCAAAAAACGTGGATGGCCCTGGCTAGTGGGCAGGCATCAGTTGCACCAATGGAAAAAAGACCTCGTCACCGCCTTCTAAGGCACCAGTGCGCGCTTCGTCGGCTGGGACTCTGGCGTTGGCGCGGCGGGAGAAGGGTAGTGGCGGGAAgaagtgcggcggcgacggcggcggcgggggttgCCTCCGAGTTTATGATGATATTACCAAATTTTAATATATCCCTTAAATTATACTAGCAAAAGGGCTCGTGAATTCCAACAGAAAAATTAAGCAAACTACGGAGTCAAGGATGCATTATAGGTGGTTTTCAGTTCAAGCATCACCGACTTAGGGCATGTTTTAGTTGCCGCTGCCACGACCTCAAGCTCATCCTCGCGCCACCGTCCGGAGCTCGTTCTCGCTTCACTTTGACGTCAGACGTCACTCCGGAACTCGTCATGCATCATCTATGCTCAACCAGTTCTGTTTGTAAGATTGTTGTTCTGATAATCTACCCATCTTTTCGCTAACGGACCACTTGCCTTATGTTTACGACCTGTCCGAAAGAAGATATTGGTGTTATTCATCACATTTTCTTGTATCATCAAGCCCATCTGATCCATCACCTCAGATTTTTACATCTGAATTGATCTCCATCTctgatttcatatgttttgaaaacTACATGCACATTTATTGGGTTGGAACTGTTGAACATTTGTCCACATGCATATCTATGAAAGAAAATATGTGAAGAGTTTTTCAAAATTACATAAATAGTTTTATGCAAAAAAAAAATAATGCTCCCATGGTTGTGGCTTGCCGATGTTCCTTGCAGACTTTGTGTTATGTAACAACACAGAGTAAACTGACAATTGGACGTAGAGCATCTTCGGGGATGTATTATGCTtaagttgtaccccgcaaaaaaaaattaaGTGACTTGTAGACGAATAAACACATGTCTGTGCCCAGTAAAAGAAAAACACATGTCTGAGCCGGTAATTGCCGTACTTTTAGCATCCTGACACTAATAGGGATTCGTTTATGTCTAATTACACTGGTGGTCCTAGGAGGCCCGGCGTGGCCCGGCGTGGACATATTTGGATTAGTCGATTTGCTACTGTGCTGAAGCCCATTACCTGTACTGGCTAGCACATTCCTCtttcccttttctttctttttgtacTTTTATGCGAAATCACTAATTGACGAGTACTCATTATAAAAATTACCCTCAccttcccaggttgcgacaagtggcgtgttgcatatgcgccacttgtcgcaacctgtgtgttttctcttttttcgtagatccgtttattcaaaatgttttatctcttaaaccgtgcgtccaaatctcgaaccgttttcacagtTGGATTCTTCGCGTCGAGATCTTTATAATTAGATCCCATGTTGACAGGTTTAGacaaacttttttttcacgaaaaaaacaggacaaaaaaccaaaccgggagcatgtttttttttcctttctgaaaaaggcACGcagatgcctctcgcggaagaaaaaaaacagaagacGCATTTTttatttccgagaggcacggttgtgactcttgcaaaagcacaactgtgcctctcgcggaagcaaaaccgtgcctctcgtgaaaggaaaaaataatagaaaagacgtttttttcgtttccgagaggcacggccatgactctcgcgaaagcacaaccgtgtctctcgcggaagcaaaaccgtgtctctcgtggaagaaaaaaaaatagaaaacacattttttttccatttctgagaggcacggccgtgactctggcaaaagcaaaaccgtgcctctcgcgaaagcaaaaccgtgagtctcatagaagaaaaaacaaaaaaaacatgttttttcgtgcaaaaaaagtttttttttgaagttttttgtccaaaagctaagcaagaccggtgaaaaaccgaaaTGCCGAAAACCCCAGAAAAAACCCGTTtataaagccgaaaacgcgtgcgaaaaaaatataaaaaaataaaatccggagggagcgtccAGAGCATGACACGTGGCGGGTGGCTGAGAGCGCGTCCAGTGGCGCTGATTGTTGTGAAGCTTCCGAAGGAGCGCTCGCCAACTAGTTGCCTCCATTTTTATGCGTTTCTCCTTTTGTCTTTTACATTATTATTATttcttttgtaggtatttttggATGTTGGCTGAGTGTAGACCTAGGGAAAACTCAGGCCTGGCCTGAccaagcccgacgcaaaaaaccTAGGCCCGGGCATGGCCTGACCCGACCATCAGGCCTATAATCTAAGGCCAAGCCCGACCCATCAACAGAAAAGCCCNNNNNNNNNNNNNNNNNNNNNNNNNNNNNNNNNNNNNNNNNNNNNNNNNNNNNNNNNNNNNNNNNNNNNNNNNNNNNNNNNNNNNNNNNNNNNNNNNNNNNNNNNNNNNNNNNNNNNNNNNNNNNNNNNNNNNNNNNNNNNNNNNNNNNNNNNNNNNNNNNNNNNNNNNNNNNNNNNNNNNNNNNNNNNNNNNNNNNNNNNNNNNNNNNNNNNNNNNNNNNNNNNNNNNNNNNNNNNNNNNNNNNNNNNNNNNNNNNNNNNNNNNNNNNNNNNNNNNNNNNNNNNNNNNNNNNNNNNNNNNNNNNNNNNNNNNNNNNNNNNNNNNNNNNNNNNNNNNNNNNNNNNNNNNNNNNNNNNNNNNNNNNNNNNNNNNNNNNNNNNNNNNNNNNNNNNNNNNNNNNNNNNNNNNNNNNNNNNNNNNNNNNNNNNNNNNNNNNNNNNNNNNNNNNNNNNNNNNNNNNNNNNNNNNNNNNNNNNNNNNNNNNNNNNNNNNNNNNNNNNNNNNNNNNNNNNNNNNNNNNNNNNNNNNNNNNNNNNNNNNNNNNNNNNNNNNNNNNNNNNNNNNNNNNNNNNNNNNNNNNNNNNNNNNNNNNNNNNNNNNNNNNNNNNNNNNNNNNNNNNNNNNNNNNNNNNNNNNNNNNNNNNNNNNNNNNNNNNNNNNNNNNNNNNNNNNNNNNNNNNNNNNNNNNNNNNNNNNNNNNNNNNNNNNNNNNNNNNNNNNNNNNNNNNNNNNNNNNNNNNNNNNNNNNNNNNNNNNNNNNNNNNNNNNNNNNNNNNNNNNNNNNNNNNNNNNNNNNNNNNNNNNNNNNNNNNNNNNNNNNNNNNNNNNNNNNNNNNNNNNNNNNNNNNNNNNNNNNNNNNNNNNNNNNNNNNNNNNNNNNNNNNNNNNNNNNNNNNNNNNNNNNNNNNNNNNNNNNNNNNNNNNNNNNNNNNNNNNNNNNNNNNNNNNNNNNNNNNNNNNNNNNNNNNNNNNNNNNNNNNNNNNNNNNNNNNNNNNNNNNNNNNNNNNNNNNNNNNNNNNNNNNNNNNNNNNNNNNNNNNNNNNNNNNNNNNNNNNNNNNNNNNNNNNNNNNNNNNNNNNNNNNNNNNNNNNNNNNNNNNNNNNNNNNNNNNNNNNNNNNNNNNNNNNNNNNNNNNNNNNNNNNNNNNNNNNNNNNNNNNNNNNNNNNNNNNNNNNNNNNNNNNNNNNNNNNNNNNNNNNNNNNNNNNNNNNNNNNNNNNNNNNNNNNNNNNNNNNNNNNNNNNNNNNNNNNNNNNNNNNNNNNNNNNNNNNNNNNNNNNNNNNNNNNNN is a window of Triticum dicoccoides isolate Atlit2015 ecotype Zavitan chromosome 2B, WEW_v2.0, whole genome shotgun sequence DNA encoding:
- the LOC119361938 gene encoding wall-associated receptor kinase 2-like → MIPAAALTVLLLQLCLSTAAAQVTPGAGTPPPRCPTSCGGVKVPYPFGIGNGCHRPGFNLTCDRTRGREPRLLIGSDLQVVEISLANSTVRILDRAGQVKLTFSGGLDGNGTWGGLGASGPYVLSEMRNHFVVTGCNVQATLVGDGGVVGCCSSFCSINDRWTGAVTSAAGYGGAACSGIGCCETPIPIGRPSYGVEMKSLDASNEYADRLPIAVRIAERGWFEGASTTLLNDSTGYSPSRGPAVPVVLDFVVDSKPVVLPGVATSGCPVDARRSACQSSHASCRNVSGMYRSGYVCRCLDGYQGNPYLAGGCQDIDECALPGMCFGECTNTAGGHLCRCPRGAQGDPLIRNGCIKSSLGLSVGIGVGSGASLLLMVLGAIFVTRKMKQRRAKVLKKRFFRQNRGHLLQQLVSQKADIAERMIVPLVELQKATNSFDKAREIGGGGHGTVYKGIMSDLHVVAIKKSKVAIQREIDEFINEVAILSQINHRNVVKLFGCCLETEVPLLVYEFIPNGTLYHHLHVQEPAPSLTWQDRLRIATETARALGYLHSAVSFPIVHRDIKSQNILLDGSLIAKVSDFGASRCIQVDQAETATVIQGTFGYLDPLYFYSGQLTEKSDVYSFGVLLMELLTRKKPCSYRSSEEETLVRYFTASLAVGKLARVLDPQVMKEGGKEVEEVAVLAVACVRIEVDHRPTMRQVEMTLENLGGSHDSFVMHDMDVPKYPMIEGTNMEETSQQYSYEAEYLLSSRYPR